ACACCCAAGTTCTAAGACATTCAGGCTATATACTGTGCCTCCACTCTTCAAGGTATTCGGGTCCTACATTGTGTCTCCCAAATTCTTGTGCCAactgaccgagttataagtgagcatgtcctTGTGCCCATCCCAGGCTCTAATATcgttcaaccgagttataagcgagaatGCCCTGGCGCCTATCCCAGACTCTTGAGTCGtccgatcgagttataagcgagtatgctctagCGCCTGTCCTATACTCTCGTGTCGCTCGATCGAGTAATAAGCAAGCTTACTCTCGTGCCTGTCTTAGACTCTCGTGCCACTCAGCCGAGTTATAAATGTGCTTGTTTTCGTGCATGTTCTAGACTCTCGTGTCGtacgaccgagttataagcgagtccgCCCTCGCACATGTTCTCAACTCGTACCACAGTTGTGAACTATTCGAATGTGCAATGTTCCCAGCATAAACTCGAATGGAAGAAATAGGACTTAGTGTCCAAGCTAATGACACTAAAGAACAGGAATGTCTAGTCAGTCGAGCTTGTAGCGTCCTTCGATTacacttgaaggggaggctatcGATACAACGAGTAAGGTGGAACCCCTAAAGTTGGGTTCGACGTTAAAAAAGTCGGCTGAtgtggcggtcaaagtcaagaaggGGTCGAATCGATGCCATGCCAAAATAAGTCCAATGCCACCACCGAGTGCTTTGGCCAATCGGACCAAAAGACCGATCGGATATGCTAGGCACATCGCTTAGCTGGACCGAACTCTATATTCAAGTATAACGGACGAGTACAAGATGAACCTCGACATAAAGGTCGATCAGATATATTGTCCGAGCAGATGTCAAATCCCCAGCATAAACTCAGTAGGCTCAAAGTTCAATCGAACCTTAAGGGCTTAGCTCCCCACGTCTTCGAATGCAATGCTCTCAACTTACATCCGCCCAACCCGAGAGTTGGTCGGACCTTCAGGGTTCAGCTTCCCACTCATGGGTATAACCCTTATCTTACATCCACCCGGCACTAGCACCGATCGAACATCTGGGGCTGAGTTCCTTCCATCAGTATGACTCCTAGTCTATAGTTGGTGGCCTAGAACTAGTCGGACTCTCTCTAGGAGACAACATTGTTAGAGAATATACCATTACTCTAACATGTGCATGTAATGGAGTCTTCCTTTGCCTATAGGAAGGTTGTTGTACATATTCCACCACCTAACATATTCTGACACCAGACATTCTCTATCGCCTCATTAATAAGGAGGTTATAAGAGGCAGTATAAAAAGAGGTCTTCTTCGTTGGCTAGGTACGCGCATGAATGCATACGTATCCGCACATTTGAGCATTTACACTGTTGTTCTAATGTTCATCGTCTTCATTACTTTTCGCTCGGCTACtgttttgacttgagcgtcggagtgtctGCGTCAGAAATAGCTTCCATGACTCTCGCTCTATCGTTCCCGTTGGCTCTATCTGTGGTGCGCGCAGGTCCACAACTCTTAACTCCAGGATCACTTAGCGTCACCTTCTTCCAGCTCAGAGTCTTCTCCTAGTCAACATATAAGCCACCTCATTGCCACCTCTAGCCAGCACACCATCTCCACTGCTTTCAGCAGGATCagactaagaagaagaaaaatagaagAGAAACAATGAAAATTTTGTGTTCTCATATAGAAGAAAACATACTTTTAATGAACATCAATCAACCTTTCATACTGTCAAATTTTGATGTACACATGGACAACCATGTTCATCTGTAGACTGTTAGGGGCTTGGTTTGCACCCGTCGACAAGCATAAGGAGCATGGGCTTGCAATGAGTTATATGGGATGTCAGAGACATGGAGTTGATGTTGTACACTTGACGACAATGTCACCGTAAGTCACATCTACTGATGCTAGTCTTGTCAAGATAGTTACTAATAGCTCCATGCTAGAGTTACAATCGTTAAGAATAGTCAAACCTATAGATCGAAGGGTTCAACTTGATAGAGATATTCTCAGTTGAGGATGTGCTCATGGACCGAGCATATCATCTTGAGGACATTTTAGGTCGAAGATGCTATGGTAGTTAATCCTACCTGAGAACGCTGATGGTCAACTCGTTGATGAATGTGCATCGAGGTTGACTGGATCGTTGATCGCTTGACCTCGTGATTTTGCAAAGTCTTCCGTGAAGGTCTGACAGGGAATACCAAATGAAGCAAGTTAGAATAACAGCCAAGGAGTTCTCAGCACAACTACTCCAACACTCCAGTAAGTCTTCGAAggggagaagaagaaagaaatgCATAATGACGTTAGGGTTTGATGCGTCGTATGTTCGTACCTTTTCCCATGGGGATAAGTTACTTTTTATAGGTTGTCTATCGCCCATGTTCTCGTGGGTTTCTTGTGATCGTCGCCACGTTCCTCCTGATGAATGAGCGTCGCCACCCATTTATTTCAAAGTAAATGATTATTTTTCCCACCTTCTTTGCAGATAACGGTTACATTATCCATGCTTTCAATAAATGTTAATTCATCATTTTGATTTTCTAGCTATTGGAGCCGTTTTGGGTTTATCCGAGAGCGTTTGGAACAGAGTCGAGAATTGAGGTTGATTTAGACCAGAGTCAGGAGCCGAGGTTGATTGGGACTAGAGTCAAGAGTCAAGGCTGATTGAGAACATAGTACACTTGTTGTTGACTTTTGACTATCACTTTGGCAAGACTGTTGACTTCTTCGGCTACGTGACATCTCCTGATTATCCCTGTATCAGTAGTATAACATATTATGGGGATGTTTCCAATCATGAATGTTTTTAAAGTGAGTGCACAACTGAAGTTCTGCGTGTGATCTTTTTAAGATGTTCCTGAACGAGGATGCTCCCAAAGTGAGTTTGCAGCTAAGGTTCTGTGTGATCTTTGTATGATGTTCTCGAATAGGGATGTTCTCAAAATAAATGCACGGTTGAAGTTTATGTGTGATCTTTCTAGAATGTTCCTAAGTAGAAATGTCTCCGAAGCGAGTACACAATTGAAATCTTATATGATGTTTCGAAGTGAGTGTCAATTCAGATAGATCAGATACAATCTACAAATCTTAAATCTGAATAATCCAATCATTCCGAATAAtccaattattttttttaataatttatcatTGTTATATAACTTTCTactatttaattttcaaaataaaatttaatttaacgcTAAAATAtacttaaattctaaattcagatTAATACAAATCTAACCTCATCCTCACACAATCCAAAAACCTTGgacttagaatttgaaaattctcaattttaatttaatatttttcaaatcgaTTAAGATAAAgcgatcaaaattatttttacaccTCTTATGTCAAGTTATTAGAGAAAAAGATTTTCTACCGACCGATTAAATTTGACGATCGATTATAAATTAATATCATAATCTATCTCCCATGTAATATTGGATTCGAAAAGACGTCTAAAATGCTTTTGCTACAGTATTCCAAACCACCTCTTATCGGCATACGCCGTCCCGGCGTCTTGGCGTTTAGCCGCGTGGCCGGTTGGACACCGTGTGCATCACCTGTGCGCGCTCACTTCCTGATGGACGCACCTATGGTGCGGTTGATGTCCTATATGCGTGTGCGCGTTCTCTCTTTCATATTCTCTTTCTTTGTAAAACACGTGTAGACATTTATTTCACTCTAGGGAAAAGGATCGTGGATGGCTGGACCACACCTACAAGCATAGTCAACTACGAAAACGATGAGGAAAGGAGATCATCCGTCTTCAATTTATACCGTCAGAAGTAGAAGAAGGGAGACCATTGGAAATGCCGTCTGATCATGCTTTTCATCTTCCTCGCCAAACCACTTGGGCGTGAAACGGGCTCACGGTGGGCAAGAGACATAAAGCAATGGGTGATGAGAGAAGGCAAACaaacagaggaggaggaggaaattCAATGCACGGATAGATTCATCAATTCAAGTTCTCCGTCCCCCCCCTCCGGAGGAGTAAATAGAGCATTTAGTCTTGCCAAAATAGAATAGCTCCAATCCAAAAGCTTATTTACACGCACAAGTACAAACCCTCTCCAGTCTCCACCCCTAAAAAAATGGGGTTAGCCGACTAGAGTCCGGTACGCCTTCGCCCACCACACACACGCAGATCGCGCAGGTGGGACACAACGACGCTCTTTAAATCCCTCCCTCTTTCTTAAGCTCTGCCATTGCAATTGCAAGGGCAAGAAGGCTCCCTGCTCCTCTTCGAGCTAAATCCCAACAAGGCCAAGCCATATGGGTGCTCCCTTCTCTACCTGGCCATGGGAGAATCTTGGTTACTTCAAGgcacttgcttcttcttcttcttcttttttgatTTCTTCGCGAGTTCGTCGGAgtagtaagtttttttttttttttgctatgttCCCAATCTGCAGTATCTTCTCTACGGTCCGCTGCTGGCGAAGGCGGTGTACTCGAGGCCATGGAGGGAGCAAGGCGATCCCTCGGACATGTGGTGCCttcacctcctcctcctcttcgccCTCCGCGCCCTCGTCTACCAACTCTGGCACTCCTTCGGCAACATGCTCTTCCTTTTTCGCGGCCGCCGCATCCTTAAAGCCGGCGTCGACTTCGAGCAAATCGACCGGGAGTGGAACTGGTAATGAATGACCCACCCTCCTCTCCCTCCCCCTTTTGGTTTTTTGGTTTTGCTTTCGAGTTCGATTGACTTGAACGAGTGTCTGCCCGATTTCAGGGACAACTTTTTGATCCTACAGTGCATGGTGGGCGCCCTGCTCTTCCTCCTCTTGCCAACCCTACAAGGCCTGCCCATGTGGGACGCCCGGGGAGCCCTGCTCGCCTTCGCCCTTCACGTTACCGTCTCGGAGCCACTTTTCTATGTCGTCCACAGGGCTCTCCACGCACGGCCCTCTCTCTTCCACCATTACCACTCCCTCCACCACTCCTCTCGAGTTCCCCAATCCTTCACAGGTATATTACAGTTCCTTTTGCTTCTTGAATTCGACATCGCTGTAATAAATAAACGTGTGCCTGATGGCGGCAGCTGGGCTTGGGACACCGTTGGAGCAAGCGATGCTGTGTGTGGTGATGGGGACGCCCTTGCTAGGGGCGGCCATAGCAGGACTAGGCTCGGTGGGGCTCATCTATGGGTATGTCCTCTGGTTTGATTTCTTGAGGTGCATGGGACACAGCAACGTGGAGGTCTTTTCTCATCGCTTCTTTGAGGCCATGCCAATCTTCAAATACCTTATCTACACACCTACGTAAGCGCGATCatgcttctttttttttccccctctattcttaattttttaaatcgaGGTGAGCAGAGTATTTGGATTTGTCTCTTAAATGTGCATTGAATGATTAGGGTACGTTGAGGAGATAAAAGGTCGAAGCAAAACAATCCAACTGATGAATTTATAAGGGACATGACTTTTTGTTGAGTACAGTTAGGCATATATTTAATGTGGTTAATGTAGACGCTAACAGGAGTAAATATAGAGTTAGTTTTGTTTTGTCCTATAGTTGATGTTGTTATGCAATTAATGATGTCGAAAGTGATCGATAGAAATGCATAGAGCAAGGAATTAATTGTTTTTACCATGAAGAACATTATCGGGATACATTCTTTCTTTGACCTTCAAtactttcatctttatgttttcttTGCAAGACATGGTAGTCATTATCTGAACGTTATCGGAATTTATTAGACAATGATTTGTCTGGTCCTCAGTTCAGTCCACCTGTCCATTCCGGCTGCCTCCCTGTCCTGGCCAGTCCCACCGTCAGTGAGTTTGGCGAGCAGGACCTTTCAATAGTGAACAAGCTTTTGCCTCATGTTTTCATTGAATTTATTGGCAAATCAATAATGCACATGTTCATGTGTGTGTGAATTGTGATGCAGGTACCATAGCCTTCATCACACGGAAATGGAATCTAATTTCTGCCTTTTCATGCCGCTATTCGATGTCTTGGGAGGAACCCATAACGGCAGGTCATGGGAGCTCCAGAAAGAGATTAGTTCAGGTGTTGCACATTACAAGACATGTGGCTTTTAGTTAATCACAGCTTAACCCCCAATTTAGTTTCATGTTGGTTAATTTTGATGTGCAGGGGAGAATCGTGAGGCTGTGCCGGAATTCGTGTTCTTGGCGCACGTCGTGGACGTGGTGTCGTCAATGCATGTCCCCTTTGTGTTCCGTAGTTTTAGCTCCCGGCCCTTCGTCACGAAGCCGTACATCCTGCTGCTGTGGCCGGGCGCCTTTGTCACCATGCTCCTCATGTGGCTATGCTCTAACACCTTCCTCCTCACCTTCTACACCCTCCACGGTCGTCTCCACCACCTTTGGGTCGTCCCCCGATGGGGATTCCACGTAATTCGTCGGCTTCATTTCTTGCTCTGTAATTGTCACTGAACTCTGTATTTAAATTAACCTGTTGCTTCGCAATTGCAGTACTTTTTACCCTTTGCAACCGAAGGCATCAATGACCAAATTGAGCAGGCCATCCTAAGAGCTGATAGACTGGGGGTCAAAGTCCTCAGTCTCGCTGCATTGAACAAGGTTTGAGTGCCCCAAAACATAGTATGAATGTATGATGATCACAGACTCTGATTAATTAAGACAATGGACAACTTGTTTGCAGAATGAAGCACTGAATGGTGGAGGGACATTGTTTGTGGACAGGCACCCCAATCTCAGAGTAAGAGTAGTCCATGGCAACACTTTGACCGCGGCGGTCATCCTCAATGAGATTCCCAAAGATGTTACCGAGGTCTTCTTAACAGGCGCAACATCAAAGCTTGGTCGAGCAATTGCATTATACTTGTGCAGAAAAAGGATACGAGTTTTGGTGAGAGACAATTCATCATACATAATTAGACTTGTTAGAATGATTTCAAAGAAAGTCAAATCACATGACATTCATTCAAATatgaatttgttgcaaatttattgattaattgttTCAAACAGATGCTAACTCTATCGGCTGAAAGGTTTCAAAAGATTAAAAAGGAGGCTTCATTGGAAGGCCGAAAGTACCTTGTTCAGGTCACAAAGTATCAAGCAGGGCAAAGTTGCAAGGTACAAATAACTCAATTACTATGGCACTGAACATGGTGcttatttatgtatttatatattcgttggctgtTTTTGATCTTTTATTTAGACATGGATTGTTGGCAAGTGGATCTCTATAAGGGAGCAGCGGTGTGCTCCACCAGGTACACACTTCCACCAATTCGTCGTCCCTCCAATCATCAATTTCAGAAGGGATTGTACTTATGGCAAATTAGCGGCCATGAGGTTGCCACAGAATGTTCAAGGACTAGGAATGTGTGAGGTATTGTCCAATCTCAGGTGTTAATGTATCAAACTC
This genomic stretch from Zingiber officinale cultivar Zhangliang chromosome 7A, Zo_v1.1, whole genome shotgun sequence harbors:
- the LOC122002439 gene encoding very-long-chain aldehyde decarbonylase GL1-1-like; this encodes MGAPFSTWPWENLGYFKYLLYGPLLAKAVYSRPWREQGDPSDMWCLHLLLLFALRALVYQLWHSFGNMLFLFRGRRILKAGVDFEQIDREWNWDNFLILQCMVGALLFLLLPTLQGLPMWDARGALLAFALHVTVSEPLFYVVHRALHARPSLFHHYHSLHHSSRVPQSFTAGLGTPLEQAMLCVVMGTPLLGAAIAGLGSVGLIYGYVLWFDFLRCMGHSNVEVFSHRFFEAMPIFKYLIYTPTYHSLHHTEMESNFCLFMPLFDVLGGTHNGRSWELQKEISSGENREAVPEFVFLAHVVDVVSSMHVPFVFRSFSSRPFVTKPYILLLWPGAFVTMLLMWLCSNTFLLTFYTLHGRLHHLWVVPRWGFHYFLPFATEGINDQIEQAILRADRLGVKVLSLAALNKNEALNGGGTLFVDRHPNLRVRVVHGNTLTAAVILNEIPKDVTEVFLTGATSKLGRAIALYLCRKRIRVLMLTLSAERFQKIKKEASLEGRKYLVQVTKYQAGQSCKTWIVGKWISIREQRCAPPGTHFHQFVVPPIINFRRDCTYGKLAAMRLPQNVQGLGMCEYTMDRGIVHACHAGGVVHFHEGWMHHEVGAIDVDRIDIVWQAALKHGLTPV